The sequence aaccaatacattcatatcgactactctagttgatctgacactcaaacggaagagccaacttcttgcaaatgaagaaagcccccacctgtcCGAAAAAGAACACAGACTctttgttctactacagataagacaaaaggaagtattccatctcctacagtgcaagccttcaaggtaacacacatattttacttgcggacataagataaaaaatagaaagagtacaaatggaaaaacactagctgttttaaacatgactatgagtacagaaataactcttaaacatatatgcattctccacaatagcTAACAGAGAAATCACCAATGCTCACTTTTTTAAtcaacaaagaaggagaacaaaacgttaatTAGGTGACTGAGGTAGAAGACTGAGGTAATCACCTATAACCTACACATGGACCACCCACCAATAACAACATCAGATGGCAATGCTCTGCGAGAGGTCAATGACTTCAAGTACTTGTGTTCCTCGATGAACTCCACAGAACAAGACCTTAAAGTCAGGAAGGCACTAAGGCGGAGGGCCCTGAACGGTATGTCAAGAGTGTGGTTCTCGAATCTCCCCCAACACATAAAGCTGAGTCTATTCAACGCCACTGTGGAGTCTGTCCTCCTGTATGGCTGCGAAAGCTGGACCCTGACACCCACCCTGTAGAAGTTCCTAGATGGGTGATACACCAGAATGATACGAGCTGTAGATACCACCATAGCAACCACCTTAGAAACCACCATAGATACCACCTTAGTAACCTCCATAGCAACCACCATAAATATCACCTTAGAAACCACCGTAGATACCACCATAGCAACCACCATAGATACCACCATAGATACCACCTTAGATACCACCATAGATACCACCATAGCAATCACCATATATACCACCTTAGAAACCACCTTAGAAATCACTATAGCAACCACCATAGAAACCACTGTAGATACCACCTTAGCAACCACCATAGATACCACCATAGATATCACCTTAGCAACCACTGTAGATACCACCATAGCAACCACCTTAGAAACCACCATAGCAACCCCCATAGATATCACCTTAGCAACCACCATAGATACCACCTTAGTAACCTCCATAGCAACCACCATAAATACCACCTTAGAAACCACCGTAGATACCACCTTAGCAACCACCGTAGATACCACCATAGCAACCACCATAGATACCACCTTAGAAACCACCGTAGATACCACCGTAGCAACCACCATAGATACCACCATAGCAATCACCTTATATACCACCTTAGAAACCACCTTAGAAACCACCGTAGATACCACTATAGCAACCACCATAGAAACCACTGTAGATACCACCATAGATATCACCTTAGCAACCACCATATAAACCACCATAGCATTGTCCTGACTGCAGGAGGAGGCAGTTGATAGTAAACAAAGTGGTGTCACCTTGTGATGTGTCACCTTGTGGTGTGAGCACAGGTGTAGTGATGTTcatctcactaatgccttgctcATTGACCATGTCAGcaacatcacatacaataatAATCCTCCTCGTGTACAGCCGGACTTCAGTCTTCATTCTCTTGCTTTTGATACGCTAATAACGAGCCGTTCTTCCTTGGATTTGATGCCAGATCTGCAGTCACTTGACCCTGATGTTGGGACCGGCTGCTGCTTTGGAAGTTGGCCCAGACACTTCTGGGAATCGGCCTTTGGAAGGAAAAACAAGTGTCATGTGGCAAGAAGCGAGCAAAATGATCAGCTGACTCAAGGACATGTGAGCACTTTATGTGTGCCTACACTGTCCTGGCGTCTGCAAGGCTCCTGTTCCAAGGTCTGCTGAGTGTGTGGAGATAAACCTTCCTTTGTGAGGACCTCATGCTTGTGAGCAGGAACTCTGCAGCCAGACTCCCAGCCTGCAGCTCAAAGGATGTGAAGTCACTGCAAAGTCACACCAACTGACACATTTCAACTATTTCTAATGACATGCCACAATACTCTACTTATGTGTGTACTTATCATCAGTGTACTTAAAGTGTGGAGTTATCATCAGTGTACTTCAAGTGAGTACTTAACAGAAGTGTACTTAAAGTGTGTACTTATCAGTGTACTTTAAGTGTGTATTTGACATCAGTGTAGGTGTACTTGACATCAGTGTATGGGTACTTAACATCAGTGTACTTAAAGTGAGTACTTGACATCAGTGTACTTAAAATGTGTACTTCACATCAGTGTACTTAAAGTGTGTACTTGACACCAGTGTGTGGGTACATAACATCAGTGTACTTAAAGTGTGTACTTGACATCAGTGTACTTCAAGTGAATACTTGAAATCAGTGTACTTCAAGTGAGTACTTGACATCAGTGTACTTCAAGTGTGTACTTGACATCAGTATATGGGTAATTAACATCAGTGTACATGACATCAGTGTACTTAAAGAGTGTACTTCACATCAATGTACTTAAAGTGCCTACTAAACATCAGTGTACTTAAAGTATGTACTTGGCATCCGTGTATGTGTACCTTGCATCAGTGTACTTAAAGTGTGTACTTGACATTGGTGTAAGGGTACTTAACATCAGTGTATGTGTACTTCACATCAGTGTACTTAACGTGCATACTTGACATCAGTGTACACTTAACATCAGTGTACTTAAAGTGTGTACTTGATATCAGTGTACTTAACATCAGTGTACTTATTGTGTACTTGACATCAGTGTAAGTGTACTTGACATCAGTGTACTTAAAGTGTGTACTTGACATCAGTATATGGGTACTTATCAGTGTACTTGACATCAGTGTACTTAACGAGTGTACATCACATCAATGTACTTAAAGTGCCTACTTAACATCAGTGTACTTAAAGTATGCACTTGGCATCATTGTATGTGTACCTTGCATCAGTGTACTTAAAGTGTGTACTTGACATCAGTATATGGGTACTTAACATCAGTGTACTTAAAGTGAGTACTTGACATACGTGTACTTAGTGTGTACTTCAAGTGTGTACTTGACATCAGTGTATGAGTACTTAACATCAGTGTACTTAAAGTATGTACTTGGCATCCGTGTATGTGTACCTTGCATCAGTGTACTTAAAGTGTGTACTTGACATCGGTGTAAGGGTACTTAACATCAGTGTATGTGTACTTCACATCAGTGTACTTAACGTGCATACTTGACATCAGTGTACACTTAACATCAGTGTACTTAAAGTGTGTACTTGATATCAGTGTACTTAACATCAGTGTACTTATTGTGTACTTGACATCAGTGTAAGTGTACTTGACATCAGTGTACTAAAAGTGTGTACTTGACATCAGTATATGGGTACTTATCAGTGTACTTGACATCAGTGTACTTAACGAGTGTACATCACATCAATGTACTTAAAGTGCCTACTTAACATCAGTGTACTTAAAGTATGCACTTGGCATCATTGTATGTGTACCTTGCATCAGTGTACTTAAAGTGTGTACTTGACATCAGTGTATGAGTACTTAACATCAGTGTACTTAAAGTGTGTACTTGACAGTGTACTTAAAGAGAGTACTTGACATCAGTGTACTTAAAGTGTACTTCACATCAGTGTACTTAAAGTGAGTACTTGACATCAGTGTACTTAAAGTGTGTACTTGACATCAGTATATGGGTACTTAACATCAGTGTACTTGACACCAGTGTACTTAAAGTGCGTACTTGACATCAGTGTACTTAAAGAGTGTACTTCACATCAATGTATTTAAAGTGCCTACTTAACATCAGTGTACTTAAAGTATGTACTTGACATCAGTGTATGTGTACTTGACATCAGTGTACTTAAAGTGAGTACTTGACATCAGTGTACTTAAAATGTGTACTTCACATCAGTGTACTTAAAGTGTGTACTTGACATCAGTGTATGGGTACTTAACATCAGTGTACTTAAAGTGTGTACTTGACAGTGTACTTAAAGAGAGTACTTGACATCAGTGTACTTAAAGTGTACTTCACATCAGTGTACTTAAAGTGTCTACTTATTATTGTACTTAAATTATGTACTTGACATCAGTGTATGTGGATCTTGCATCAGTGTACTTAAAGTGTGTACTTAACATCAGTGCACTTAAAGTGTGTACTTGACATCAGTGTATGTGTACTTGACATCAGTGTACTTAACATGCATACTTGACATCAGTGTACACTTAACATCAGTGTACTTAAAGTATGTACTTGACATCAGTGTACTTATTGTGTACTTGACATCAGTGTGCTTAAAGTGTGTAATTAACATTAGTGTACTTAAAGTGTGTACTTAACATCAGTGTACTTCAAATTGttccaaatgcaacaatacatacatgtaatgattacttgaaataagaaagaaagcagataaacggAAAGGAAGGAAGAGaagtgaactgtattaaccttgtagattgttatagtaacaataggttaagcgttgtcagtgtgccgtgcgtTACCCAGTtccccctagggcaggggtctgcagctttcagcatacaaagagccatttgAGCCCATTTCCCACCAAAAGAAACccactactaacccaccagtgcctccatagaaatgcccccctctacctcaaagaactgctcacccccaaatcctccacacgacacctccgctccggacaggctaacctcctccaacctccaaggacaaagctacgaacaatgggagaccgggctttctgctgtggaacgctctccctgaccaactgagggcaccacagactgtgaatgcttttaaaaaaggcttaaaaacccttctttttaaaaaagccttttttttttagatatatatgtgtgctagttctagctatttataGCGCTCATTTGGAATACAAGTTCAGATATTCACATGCTCAATTGGAATGAGAGTACAAATATGCATGTGCTCATTTGGAATAAAAGTTCAAATATTCATGTGCTCGATTGGAATACAAGTTCAGATATTCACATGCTCGATCGGAATGCGAGTACAAATATGCATGTGCTCATTTGGAATACCAGTACAAATATTCATGTGCTCAGCTGTATTAAAGGGTGAAATGTATAATGTGCTCATCTGGAATACAGGTCCAAATATTCATGTGCTCATTTGGAATACAAATTCAGATATTCACATGCTCGATTGGAATGCGAGTACAAATATGCATGTGCTCATTTGGAATACCAGTACAAATATTCATGTGCTCAGCTGTATTAAAGGGTGAAATGTATAATGTGCTCATCTGGAATACAGGTCCAAATATTCATGTGCTCATTTGGAATACAAATTCAGATATTCACATGCTCGATTGGAATGCGAGTACAAATATGCATGTGCTCATTTGGTATACCAGTACAAATATTAATGTGCTCATCTGGATTAAAGGGTAACATTTATAATGTGATCATCTGGAATACAGGTCCAAATATTCATGTGCTCATTTGGAATACAAGTTCAGATATTCACATGCTCGATTGGAATGCGAGTACAAATATGCATGTGCTCATCTGGATTAAAGGGTAAAATGTATAATGTGCTCATCTGCAATACAGGTCCAAATATTCATGTGCTCATTTGGAAGACAAGTCCGAATATTCATGTGCTCGATTGGAATGCGAGTACAAATATTCATGTGCTCACCTGGAATGCAAGTACAAACATTCATGTGTTCATCTGGAATACAAGTTCAAATATACATGTGCTCATCTGGAATACCAGTACAAATATTCATGTGCTCATCTGTAATATTAGTACAAATATGTGTGTGCTCATCTGTAATATTAGTACAAATATGCGTGTGCTCATCTGGAATACAAAGTTTAAATATGCATGTAGTCATTTTCTGTAAATCCAAATATTCATGTGTCCATCTGTGATATGAATATAGATATTCATGTGCTCATCTGGGGTACAAATGCAAATATTCAtgtgctcgtttggaaacaagtcCAAATATTAATGTGCTCATCTGGGACATTAGTACAGATATTCATGTGCTCATTTGGGATATAAGTACAAATGTTCATGTGCTTATCTGGAATACAAGTACACGTATTAATTGCGCTCAACTGGAATACAAGTACAAATATTCATGTGCTCATCTGGAACACAAGTTCTTCTTTCAGCGACACACCTTTTCTTCATCGCAATGCCAGCTGTCTGATAATTGTCTGGACTGTGAGCACGTGTGTAAAATAATGTTAGGGTATAGAAAAGTGCCATTAGATCTAATccattagttattattattattattattattatcattattattattattagcatttttttctTGTAGACATCTGCAACTTTGAATGATTTGATGTTTGCGGCCCAGATCCACATCTTGTCAAACTGCTGTGCCAGTTCCTGCTTAAGGCCAAAGAAATGATTTCGATTTTGTTCCTCAGGGAAAACGAGGGAAACCTTGGGAAGGGGCCCCAGATTTAGGGATACCACCATTGAATGGTTACATGAATATTGTTACATTAATGGATAACTTGGAGCAGCTAGAACCCCAtccagactggtacctctccagAAATTAACAGTGACCAGCTGGTGTTCTCTCCCGGCAGAAGAAGGGGGCAGAGTAGAAAATGGGCAGATCAACTGAACCAACAGCCTCTCTCATTATTTACTGTCTTCCACACAACTTTatccaacaaaaacaacaacattagcaacaaaaaatatataaaaaaaacagcacaaacaacagtagcaaaaacaacaaaaattataACAACTGCAACAACGACACGAACACCAGTAGAAACAACAAAAacgacaacagcaacaacaaaaacagcaaagacaacattagcaacaacaacaaaaacaacaacagtagcaacaataacaacaacagctacaacaacaacagcagcaaaaacaacaacattagcaacaaaaaatatattaaaaaaacagcacaaacaacagtagcaaaaataacaacaattatAACAACTGCAACAACGACAAGAACAACagtagaaacaacaacaaaaacgacaacaacagtaacaacaacaacaaaaacatcaacagtagcaacaataacatcaacaacaacagcagcaaacacaacaacattagcaACAGCAACAAAGACAACAACTataacaacaaaaacagcaacaacaagAGAGGCTTCACGTAGGCACCTGCTGGTTGAAAGTGGTATTGTCCCGTTGaggtgtaaataaacatttacactaATATTGTTTTGTTCAACTTTAGAGAGAAGATGAGAAAATTGTTGtcattgaaatatttttggggtttttttcttTGTGAAATGTTTGTTTATGTGAGCAGTTGTTACTCCAACAACCTTTGTTTATTGAGATATATTGTCTTTACTTACCAGCTATATTATAAAGTAGTGTCTTTACTTTTACGTACTATCTTCATTATAAGGTACTGTCTTTACTTTTATTTACTATCTTTATAATAAAGTACTGTCTTTACTTTAAAgagctattttattttaatgtacagtcATGATTGTAACAGGTTGGAGAAGGGAGTTGTGACGACACAGTTCCACAAGAGGGCAATGTTGCTCaaggatttattatatatacctgtacatatatacacaatataatatatataacaatgaaacaatactaataaataaactatagaatggtgtgtgacaaaatccaagagtgtgtgtgtgaagctGTGAgcgtgattagctgtagtgtgtgttacctagTGTTGTATTGGGTGATATGAGGGCCAAAgcaggaaggcagtccgtggtCAGGCAGATAGTCGGGGGCTAAGCGGGGCGAAGAAGGTCCGTGTCCATGCGAGAGGTCGAGGTCCAAgggggcagccagagaaccagagaggACTAACGAGGAAGACTAGACGCACAGCTCGCCACGCAGGAACAGGGATTTACTGCAGGAAGGACAGGATACAGGACAACGCACAATAAAACtcggagggggaaaaaaacacacaaagagaGAGAGGTTGCTTAGAGCAAGGGTATTGCTTAAGGTACCAACAGAAGATTAAGTTCcggccaggatccttgggtccactggtcttatacagctcgccctcatcagtcccaggtgtgcagattgctaatcgcccacagccttgccggcatgtgggcgtgacgcAGGGGCGTGTCTCAGCGCGCTGCCaacggaggtgctggcagacccagctgccggagaacagcgggttcgagcccgcgccgtgacaatactttttattttatcgaACTGTCTTTACATTAACGAGCAATTCTATTTTAGCGTATATTCTTTTCGTTAACAAGCTATTTTATTTTAACGTATAGTCTTTACAAAGATGTCAGTCTTTAGTTTGAAGCAAACACATGTTTGTTTCTGCTGCATTAACTATAAAAACAAAGTTCATAGGATCAGAACCCAGCAGGTTGAGTAAGATTGTCGTCCCACTGAAGGGGATGTTTCCTTGCCTTCTTCGTCAAAGTGCTTGCTCGTGTGAGCTTTTCTTTGATGTCTGCGTATCGGGGTTCAAGACTTGGTCCAAAGTCCATAGTTCCTTGCAAATCAGTCAAAGTTTAGTCATGTTGTCCTTCTTCCCAAGTGCCCAACAGGGCTTCACAAGACGACATCCCCTGAACTGAACCCAAATCCGGGTGAGGAAAAACTCATAGAGCCCAGCTTGGGAAAACGAAGAAACCTTGAGAAGGGGCCCCAGATTTAGGGACCCCCCTTCCAGAGTGGGTACCATGATTGAATGGTACATAAATATTGTTACATTAATGGATAATGCGGGGGTCCAGTCCATCGAGAAGCCGACAGATAGTAGGGGGATCTTCTTCTGGGCCCAGTCAGATCCGCCCACATTTCTGCTTGGAAGAGCAGCTAGAACCTCATCCTGGCTGGTACCTCTCCAGAAATGAACTGTGACCAGCTGGTAATCTCTCCCGGCAGAGTAGAAAatgggcagatcaactggtctaaaaaggggtctatttattCTATAAAAGAGTCTAAGGCGGGACTTGAATTTTTTGACTGACAAATGACACCAAGAAATTGGAACTTCAGAATATTTAGCGAGTGGCCATGGACTTAAGGACACACCTTCAGAGGACTGACCAGCTGTAATATTTCCGATGATTGGTTACAAAATAGGGCCGTCATTGAGCAAAACATTTTATCAACTTAGGAGCTAATTGTCCATCAGTCAATAAGGATACAGAGTTAGGAAATATCTGTTTTGACCACAGCCCATAGAGGTTGCCAAcaatgtgtttctgcacctgttcAAAATGCTGAAACCGGTCTTCATGTGTCTCTTCTCTGTTGTTTTTCCAGACACACGGCCCTTTGGGAAGCTGAAGAATCATCGGCAAGAAGAGGAGAGTTGTGGACGATTGCAACACTTCAGCCATGTGGGGGCAAAGCCAGATGAGTTTCACCATCGCACACCTCAAGCCGGAACATTTCTTGCACTGACCAACGCTGAACGGTGTCGGCCTTCCCTGCAGAGCTTTCCCCCCGGGGCGCCCCTGCTATGAGCCCCAGATCCCTCGGCTTCAGCAGGCAGTCCATCCTCAGTGCCAGGCACTGTGTGGGCATCCCACCAGTCTGGGTTTTGCCCACACAGGACACAGACTGCCCCTGAGCAAAAAGAATGAAACGCTCTTAAGTCACTCGCTGGTTGTGACGTCGTACCCACCTCCTCTCCGCCGCAGTTACCGTAACCCCTTCTTTGCAATTTGCTCCCTCGTCCGGCGGCAGCACGAGTTCCTTTGCGCTCACCACGTGGTGGAGGACCATGGGATGCCGACAGAGCTCGGAGGAGAAGGAAGCGGCTCGGCGCTCGCGGCGGATCGACCGCCACCTGCGCTCCGAAAGCCAGCGACAGAGGCGTGAGATCAAGTTATTGCTGCTGGGCACCAGCAACTCTGGCAAGAGCACCATCGTCAAGCAGATGAAGATCATCCACAGCGGCGGCTTCAACCTGGAAGCCTGCAAAGAATACAAACCCCTCATCCTGTACAACGCCATCGACTCGCTCACCCGCATCATCCGTGCCCTCACCACTCTTAAGATCGACTTTCACGACCCTGATCGCGCCTACGACGCCGTGCAGCTCTTCGCCCTTACGGGGCCGGCGGAAAGCAAGGGCGAGATCACTCCGGAGTTGCAGGGGGTCATGAAACGCCTGTGGGCGGACTCCGGGGTCCAGGAGTGCTTTCAACGGTCCAACGAGTACCACTTAGAAGACAACACGGCGTATTACCTGAACGACCTGGACCGCATCTCCGCGGCAGAGTACATCCCCACGGTGGAAGACATCCTGCGGTCCCGCGATATGACTACTGGCATCGTGGAGAACAAGTTCACCTTCAAGGAGCTCACCTTCAAGATGGTGGACGTTGGCGGACAGCGATCAGAGAGAAAGAAGTGGATCCATTGCTTCGAGGGCGTGACTGCAATCATTTTCTGTGTTGAACTGAGCGGCTATGACCTCAAACTCTACGAGGACAACCAGACGGTAAGGAGCATGAAGCTGTTCTTCTCCGtcttctttctccttctccttctttttctcctccttaTCCTTCTCCTTTTTTCTCTCCCTctccttttccttcttcttcttctcctccctttctttctccttctccttttcTTTCTCCCTGTctatcttctccttcttcttctccttcatcaTTTTGTgttcgtcctcgttttcaaaaTGGCTTCCAATGTTTGTTCTGACAGATTGGCTTGCCAACTTGTTATTTTGCGGCTCCACTCATAAATATTCACAAGTCATGTTCACTGTATCACTACAAGACACAATCATTACATGGTTTCTCTTTATCTGAGCAAAAATACTGCAGGTTTTGGCTGTGTGGATATATTTTCAAATCGTTCTAATTTTTTATATAATCACAAACGTCACTTTATCACAGGGTCCTTGTTGTACCACATCTGTTGTTCATGAACACATGAATAATTAATactgaacaaaaacaacaactatttacgtgtgtggtagagtaatacgtatagtagtagtgtgtggtagagagatacgtatagtagtagtgtgtggtagagtaatacgtatagtagtagtgtgtggtagagagatacgtatagtagtagtgtgtggtagagtaatatgtatagtagtaatgtgtggtagagtaatacgtattttagtagtgtgtggtagagtaataCGTATAGTAGTAGTGTGCGGTAGAGTAATACGTATTTTAGTagtgtgtggtagagtaatacgtatagtagtagtgtgtggtagagtaatacatatagtagtagtagtgtgtggtagagtaatacgtatagtagtagtagtgtgtggtaAAGTAataagtatagtagtagtagtgtctTGTAGAGTAATATGTATAGCAGTGTGtggtagagtaccgtatttttcggagtataagtcgcaccagagtataagtcgcacccgccgaaaatgcataataaagaaggtaaaaaacatgtataagaagcactggagcccgaccaaactatgaaaaaaactgcgacttatagtccgaaaaatacggaattaTGTATAGTACTAGTGAGTCCTATATTAATAcgtatagtagtagtgtgtggtagagtaataTGCATAGTAGTACTATGTGGTAGAGTAATACGTATAGTAGTGTGTGGTAGAGTGATATGTATAGTAGTAGTGAGTGGTAGATTAATATGTATATTAGTagtgtgtggtagagtaatacgtacagtagtagtgtgtggtagagtaataCACATA is a genomic window of Nerophis lumbriciformis linkage group LG11, RoL_Nlum_v2.1, whole genome shotgun sequence containing:
- the gnaz gene encoding guanine nucleotide-binding protein G(z) subunit alpha: MGCRQSSEEKEAARRSRRIDRHLRSESQRQRREIKLLLLGTSNSGKSTIVKQMKIIHSGGFNLEACKEYKPLILYNAIDSLTRIIRALTTLKIDFHDPDRAYDAVQLFALTGPAESKGEITPELQGVMKRLWADSGVQECFQRSNEYHLEDNTAYYLNDLDRISAAEYIPTVEDILRSRDMTTGIVENKFTFKELTFKMVDVGGQRSERKKWIHCFEGVTAIIFCVELSGYDLKLYEDNQTSRMAESLRLFDSICNNNWFTNTSLILFLNKKDLLAEKIKRIPLTLCFPDYKGQNTYEEAAVYVQRQFEDLNRNKETKEIYSHFTCATDTSNIQFVFDAVTDVIIQNNLKYIGLC